Proteins encoded together in one Thermoplasmatales archaeon BRNA1 window:
- a CDS encoding Parvulin-like peptidyl-prolyl isomerase, producing MVREVHVAHILVATEKEAKSLKDRIASGENFGQLAKKFSQCPSGKEGGDLHWVRPGMMVEQFDKAIFAGKKGDLIGPVKTKFGWHVIKILEER from the coding sequence ATGGTCAGAGAAGTCCACGTCGCACACATCCTGGTCGCGACCGAGAAAGAAGCGAAATCCCTCAAGGACAGGATAGCATCCGGCGAGAACTTCGGCCAGCTTGCCAAGAAGTTTTCACAGTGCCCCTCCGGTAAGGAAGGAGGGGATCTCCATTGGGTCAGGCCGGGGATGATGGTCGAGCAGTTCGACAAGGCCATCTTCGCCGGCAAGAAAGGGGACCTCATAGGCCCGGTGAAGACCAAGTTCGGCTGGCACGTGATCAAGATCCTCGAAGAGAGATGA
- a CDS encoding putative transcriptional regulator, with the protein MISSADYDYALDATMSAIEGRWKTVILCRLANAGVPMRFNQLMAELPGISPRIFSLQLKELEKDGLLVREVRSESPKCVVYSLSDRGLSLIPILDLLAVWGMQNFSTDLISIGTEQIREKEKARA; encoded by the coding sequence ATGATCTCTTCCGCCGATTACGATTATGCCCTCGATGCGACCATGTCCGCAATCGAAGGTAGGTGGAAGACCGTCATCCTCTGCAGGCTCGCGAATGCGGGCGTCCCCATGCGCTTCAACCAGCTCATGGCGGAGCTTCCCGGAATCTCCCCCCGCATCTTCTCCCTTCAGCTCAAGGAGCTGGAGAAGGACGGGCTCCTGGTCAGGGAGGTCCGCTCAGAATCGCCCAAGTGCGTGGTGTACAGCCTCTCCGACAGGGGGCTGTCCCTCATCCCCATCCTCGATCTTCTTGCGGTATGGGGCATGCAGAACTTCTCCACCGATCTGATTTCCATCGGCACCGAGCAGATCAGGGAGAAGGAAAAGGCTAGAGCCTGA
- a CDS encoding Uroporphyrinogen-III decarboxylase, with the protein MSTRDQIIDAMDGKGGDCPPAAVFTQTGTVSQMDACGSYWPEANFVASKMVELALQAHKRFGFGTIRIPFDITVQAEAFGCSVDKGRKNSQPAVMSSPFNDGSMEIPPVPEDFIPVEEFMKNPRIRTMLEAAELASGHGLFSTAAMTGPLGSANDILGMENVMMALMMDESVVKSWVAALKPHAMAYAEALSSRCDNVLIIEEITTDLIPAEYFESITASPLKDVIKSARSDSYCSIHCCGSTIEVADKVSSLGEDALSPQASDCMEEYVDLVNGRTRLLGSVNPVDTLLMGTPADVVAQAKKSAEAGFDLITPECGIPPETPDENMLALSEYASR; encoded by the coding sequence ATGAGCACCAGGGACCAGATCATAGACGCCATGGACGGCAAAGGGGGCGACTGTCCCCCGGCGGCCGTCTTCACCCAGACCGGGACCGTCAGCCAGATGGACGCATGCGGCAGCTACTGGCCGGAGGCTAACTTCGTTGCCTCCAAGATGGTGGAGCTGGCCCTTCAGGCGCACAAGAGGTTCGGGTTCGGCACCATCAGGATACCCTTCGACATCACCGTCCAGGCGGAGGCCTTCGGATGCTCCGTGGACAAGGGGAGGAAGAACTCCCAGCCCGCAGTGATGTCGTCGCCTTTCAACGACGGCAGCATGGAGATCCCCCCGGTGCCCGAGGATTTCATCCCCGTTGAGGAGTTCATGAAGAATCCGAGGATCCGGACGATGCTAGAGGCCGCGGAGCTCGCTTCCGGGCACGGACTTTTCAGCACCGCCGCCATGACCGGCCCCCTGGGTTCCGCCAACGACATCCTCGGAATGGAGAACGTCATGATGGCCCTTATGATGGACGAGTCGGTCGTCAAGTCATGGGTTGCCGCACTGAAGCCCCATGCCATGGCTTACGCCGAGGCCCTTTCCTCGAGATGCGACAACGTCCTGATCATCGAGGAGATCACCACCGATCTCATCCCCGCGGAGTACTTCGAATCCATTACGGCCAGTCCGCTTAAGGATGTCATCAAAAGTGCCAGATCGGATTCTTACTGCTCCATTCACTGCTGCGGATCGACCATCGAGGTCGCAGACAAGGTATCCTCCCTGGGGGAGGATGCTCTGTCCCCCCAGGCCTCGGACTGCATGGAGGAATACGTGGATCTCGTGAACGGAAGGACCAGACTCCTGGGGAGCGTCAACCCGGTGGACACCCTTCTTATGGGCACTCCCGCGGACGTCGTTGCCCAGGCGAAGAAGTCCGCCGAAGCGGGATTCGACCTCATCACTCCCGAATGCGGGATCCCCCCGGAGACCCCCGACGAGAACATGCTCGCACTGTCCGAATACGCATCGAGATGA
- a CDS encoding putative permease translates to MAEIKGGPAALVITAAVLWGVICLFTRSLNDEGLSPVQCTFVRALVTAPIVGAILAVADRRLFRIEPKDIWMFLGTGILSIVMFNICYFSAAEEVTMSMAAVLLYTAPVFVMLMSVILFGERLTNVKMIALALAFAGCVLTAGLIGGSQGVNVRGLLFGLGAGIGYAFYSIFAKFALRKYHPFTITFYTFLIAALALLPFAGLWEIADVASGSGKHLLEMLALGTVCTAAPYFLYTKGLEGMEAGKASVLAFAEPMTATVAGFVVYDETLGIVEILGILLILVSIFLLSRPSGDTQ, encoded by the coding sequence ATGGCAGAGATCAAGGGCGGACCGGCAGCGTTGGTCATCACGGCCGCAGTCCTCTGGGGTGTCATCTGCCTTTTCACCCGTTCGCTGAACGATGAGGGTCTCAGCCCCGTCCAGTGCACATTCGTGAGGGCGCTGGTTACCGCCCCCATAGTCGGGGCCATCCTTGCCGTGGCCGACAGGAGACTGTTCAGGATAGAGCCGAAGGACATCTGGATGTTCCTCGGGACGGGTATCCTCAGCATCGTGATGTTCAACATCTGCTACTTCTCCGCAGCGGAGGAGGTCACCATGTCGATGGCAGCCGTCCTGCTGTACACCGCGCCGGTGTTCGTGATGCTGATGTCGGTGATACTCTTCGGAGAGCGCCTCACCAACGTGAAGATGATCGCGCTTGCCCTGGCATTCGCCGGATGCGTGCTCACCGCAGGATTGATCGGAGGATCCCAGGGGGTCAACGTCAGGGGACTGCTGTTCGGGTTGGGTGCAGGCATCGGATACGCGTTCTACAGCATCTTCGCCAAGTTCGCGCTCAGGAAGTATCACCCCTTCACGATTACCTTCTATACCTTCCTGATCGCTGCTCTGGCACTGTTGCCTTTCGCAGGCCTCTGGGAGATTGCGGACGTGGCATCGGGCTCCGGGAAGCACCTCCTCGAGATGCTCGCCCTGGGCACCGTCTGCACCGCCGCACCCTACTTCCTGTACACCAAGGGCCTTGAGGGGATGGAGGCCGGCAAGGCATCCGTCCTCGCCTTCGCGGAGCCCATGACGGCAACCGTTGCGGGATTCGTCGTCTACGACGAGACCCTCGGCATCGTGGAGATCCTCGGGATCCTGCTAATCCTCGTCTCCATATTCCTGCTTTCCCGCCCCTCCGGCGATACCCAATAA